ATTTGCACAGTTTCCTGGTTAAAAGTGACCCATATCTTAAGTAAAATCTCTAAAGAGTTTTTTCTGTGCCTTGTACAGCAATTAAGATTCTAAAATTTAAAAAGCTCTGATGATTTCCAGGAGTCTTTCAAAGCCATTTATTGTCCCATTTTGGTGCCAGGTGCTTATTTTGGATTTAGCTAAATGAAAAGCAACCGGCTGAATACCACTTTCAAATGGTAACAGCTGAATAAACATTAATAATGGACCATTCACATTTTTTAATAAGGTTTATAATTTCCATATTGTCAGAGTTCTTCAAATAACCACTCATTCAACTCTAAGCTGCTGACTCTGAGCTTTTCTTtatattcacatttaaatgtggcctttaataatttgtataatactttaaaatgtttGCGATTCTTTCTTGATAATCTTCCCTTTctgaacaaaaatacatttatgttcaCCAGTTATGAACTAACTGAAATGTAAGAATGAAGATTCTGATaagggttttaaaaaaaaaaaagacgtgcAACAGAAAATTTCAGGTATGAGATGCGAGTCATGAAATGTTAAACTCCTCTAAAAACTGATTGCACAGTATGACCTTGTGTGAATGTGGCTCTACTGAAAGCACAAAAACCTGCACTAAGGAGGATAGTGTTTCAAAGACAGTATGCAAATCCTCTGATAATTATGTCACTGGAAAAAGTCCCCagtaacaaaacaaatcaaacaggCTCTGCCAGTATATGAACACACAAAATTACATGCAACAAGGCAAACAAAAGTTCAAACTATCCAGTTTCAAATATTACTTACCTTCACATTTATCTCACGAATCCTGCTAAGCCACAAACATGTGTGGTCCACTCCTAGTCATTTGAAAATGGGAATCAAACAATCATTCATTGAGGAAGAACAAAAGACACAGTAAATCGAATTTACTGCTTTTTGGCCTTTTATATGATAGGATCAAGTGGAGAGTGAAGTTTTATACGAATCTATTTGGCACTTTACACATGAGTGATCAAGTCACAGGACATTTGTATTATACGAATGAGAACGTGAACGAGGGACATGAGGTAGAAATTAAAGAGACTCAAAAACTTCACATAAAAAAACGGTGTGTCTGAGTCAGTCGACATTTTATTCAGGCGGCTAGATGGTGACAACGACTAGCAGAACATGAAACTGTTTTAATAGGTTTAATCAAAGCAAGCATATATTTCGAACAATTTGCAAACAACCGCAATGTTGCTCGAGAGGACAATAAAATAAAGATAGCGGTTTCGGATACAGTCGAGAAACAGGCTTAAAgacttacattttaaacatgtttgtaCGTTAACAATGAAATCGTAGGCAAACAGCAGTAGTACaagacagaaaacaatgttgagTATTCAGTAATATTTTCAAACATAAGCACGTCCATTGTAATGTCATGCCAAAATAAGCCTTTATAATCATTAAAAACTACTTTGTCAGAGTCTGCGATATCGGCAAATGAGCTAGTTTCAAATTCAACGTAATCTCGAAATACAGTATAGAAACTGCTCTAATGAATCAAgtgttgttttaaatttatttgtcAGCGAGtggttgatcatttgtttttccCGAGCTTCCTTTGACCGGTGGTGCTTTATCCTACGATGCGATGGCGAATCCGAAAGTTGAGCGGCTGGTGGATGAGATGTGCTCAGTTTGCTGTTAGGATGCGATTGGTTGATCAGTCAGTTGGCATACAGCTCCACCCACAACCACCTCTTGCCCCATTTCCTCGCTGTTCCTTCCCACTGGATTTATCTCACATCGATATTCTAACAGCAACATAGTAAATTAATTTGCCTATAAAGTAGTCCAGGGAACAGATTCGAGCAAAAATGTGGATAAAAAAAAGACAACCTTTGCTATGCAGGATTGGACAGTATCAATACAATTTGGTTACTCTCTTATTTCAAGATATTCAGTGTTGCCTCTCTAACTCATGCAAAAAATGGTGGCAGAGATAGCACTTCAATATCATTCCTaaatagagaaagaaaaaaaaaacaacgcaGATAAACATTGAACAACTTAATTTCAGTGTTGGATGGACACTTAAACTATGTACTTCTGTTGAAATATCACCTAATGAAAAAGTAACTATAACCTAAGCATACTGTTTTTCTCAAGCATTCAGGCGATCTTTTGTGTTGTAGAACCTCAACTGGTGTGAATGCTAGAGTAAACTAAAAATATTAAgtgattaaaagaaaaacaagggtcttttaagaaaatattaataacGATATGGTGGTAAATATAGTATATGACATAATATAAACATACAGAAAAATGTAACTTCCTTAGTTGCCATTCCTTCATTGGGCGGAGGAAATCTATTAATTAAAGGAATACAGTATTAGCTGTTTGACCCGTTGCCTAAAATAACTACAACCATCACAAATGACTACACAATTCATCTCTAACTCCCTGAAGGTATGTCCCTCTTAGACTACTTGCCTCCTGAAATaatacaaagagacagacagatttcCAAGACAAAGCACACTTAGTAGCTACGGCTGAAGCCATTGCTGTACTTGTCCTCCAAATAATCATCCTTATCAAAGCCTGAGCCAATAGAGTAGCGCTGATAGTGGGAGGAAGCAGAGGCGGAATGGGGAGGGGGCCCAGAGCCAGCGCCATTGCGGGCAAAACTGCGGCCATAGCTGGCAGAAGAGGGTGGAGGGGGAGGCGGAGGCAGAAGAGAGCGGCGACCGCCAAGAGGGCTGCGGTCACGGTAGTAGCGAGGAGCGAGGGGAGGAGTGATCGGTCGTTGGGGAGGCGGTGGGCGTCGGTCATATTGATCCCGATCGTAAAAACGAGGGGAGGCGGCAGGGTACGGGTCATGGCGAAGCCCCCTCTCATACACGTCGTGCTCGTACAGGGCGCGGGCTGGCGGTGGTGGGAGAGGAGGGGGTGGTAGTCGGCCACGAGGCGGATAGTAGTCACGGGGTGGGGGCCGTGGTGGGAGAAAGTGAGGATGGTGGTGTGGGTGAGGTGGATAGTGATGTGGGGGAGGAGGAAAATAGTCCTCCCCCCGGCCATTTCTGGAAGGGTTACTGCGAGAGAGTGAAACAAAGATCTTTTGGCCCTCCACTTTAGAGTGGTTAAGCTCTGAAATGGCATCCAGAGCATCACTTTCTCTCTGCATATGAACAAATGCATAATTCTTCACGATATCACATTCCACCACCTTGCCATACGGCTGGAAGAGCTCCTTGATTTTAGCAGCGGTGACACCTTCAGGAACATTGCCCACGTAGATCTTGGTGGCATTGCGTACCTTGGTGGTGGCATATTCTACAGTGATGTTGGAGCCATGGAGATCATGCTTGTGTAAAGCAGAGACAGCCTTCTGCGCTGACTCTTCTTCATCCATGTGCACAAAGCCATAGTTTTTCAGAATATCACAGTCGGACACAGCACCATACTTCTCAAACAAAGCACGGAGCTCATCTTCAGTGGTCGCTGAGGCTACGTTGCCAACAAATATCTTCACCATTTTGGACGGGAAGAAAGGCAGTATTGTTTGTTCTTTAAAATCGGTCTTTGGTCGATTTGCACGTGGAAGGTCTGGAAGTTTCTGAGGAAAAACAATATTCAAATtaggaaaaatgtatacaaatcaaCTTTAAACCTAGAATTACATAACAAAATGCATGCTGGAGAAACTACAACTTCCCTGTTGCAATGGACCTTATTCAGAGAAGTGCCATATGTAATTTTTAgcgggaatgaaaacgaggcagtGAGGGACATACAGTCTCTTCAAAAGGGTTGTTTGGTTAAGTTGGCCATTCAGATGACAAAACACAGCTAAAACATACGGCCagaaaattaagtaaaaaaaaaatacatctgaaAACAAGTTCTTAAAACTAGATGCGATGTAGGACCTTTAAAGAATgcataggaatagttcacccaaatatgaaaatgtgctgataatttactccccatcactttttttcttcatcaaaagAGAATTTttgatttttaggatttcatttcaggcctcctcctttgaacaatgcaagtgaatgtactccattttctgacagtccaaaatgcatatttagggtgcatcaaaataatccacatgactccagtcgacaaataaagttcttctgaacacaaacaaattatttttatgtcattccTCTCATGAGCGCATGTCACAGATGTACCCAAGCGAACATTTGTAATTAAAACGCATTTAAGTATTTTgttgtttctcaaaataatcaatcgtATGGGTTCCTTAGAACtttatcgactggagtcgtgtggattattttgatgcaccctaaatatgcattttagactgtcaaaaaatggagtgcattcacttgcattgtttagaggaggcctgaaatgaaatcctaaaaatcttaaattctgttttgatgaagaaaaaaactTGGATGGTCTGAATAGATTATCAGCTAATTTACTTTTTTCGTTGAGTAAGTTTATTTTTCACAGCCTCGTTTTTCATTCCCGTGCAAATTTTAACCATGACAATACTCTGAATAATATCTATAAATGGCCTAACATTTAAAAATCACGGGGATATTTTAAACGTCAAGAGATCCGTccttaatagtaaaaaaataatacgATGAACACCGTACTTTCCCTTTCGAAATGCTGTGACGCATAGCCTAAAATTCGACGATGTCACACATGGTTTAAAGTTTAGTTTCTGATTTGATATTACAACGTTGACAACGAGGGATGAATCGCCGATGAAAATGTCTAATTTAGAGTCAAACTGACCCACGCATCTAAATAGGACTTGCTGACTTGCTATCTTGCTAACGCTAGTATCGATTAGTCCCACGATCAAGGAACTGATTGAAGCACTTCAGAGAGGAAGGGGTTTACAATCCCAAAGAACAAGCAACTAAATCTACGGATGCTAAGAAAAGGAATCGCATCGTATAAAATACGTGTGTGCTTAAATTACGGTATATTTGATTCATGCGAGAAAGACGTTCAACATAAGTGACTAGCAGACGGCTGAGTGAGCACATTAGCTGATTCGGTCATTCAAACAGCACAATTAACACACTGGATAGATAAATAACACAGAAAATGCTCTTAAAAGATATGCTTGAGACGTTTGTTCGTCAAAACTCACCTTCAAAACGAAACCGTTGAGAAGCAGCTGATTAGCTCGCAGATAATTGACGATGACGAAGCCCGTCTCGCTTCTTGTGAGAGTGGGGGAGGGTTTACGGAACTTCGAGTCGCCAGTGAGTTCGCGCCCCCTACTGGTTGACTCCAAACCTGAATCTTACAGGTCGACTCGTTGGATCCAGCATCGGTTCATTTAGACCCGGTGTCTCCAAACCTTTTTACTCTGTGAGccactttttgaaaaaacaaaggtGGCTGAGAGCTACTTGTGTCGAATTTTTTTTtgtcgcatatatatatatatatatatatatatacacagtgcaccCGGAAAGTAtatacagcgcttcactttttccacattttgttatgttacagccttattctaaaatggattaaattaattatttccctcaaaattctgctaacaataccccataatgacaacgtgaaaggagtttgtttgaaatctttgcaaatttactaaaaacgaaaaattaaaaaataaatcacatgtacataatattcacagtctttgctcaatactttgttgaagcacatttggcaccaattacagcctcaagtctttttgagtatgatgctacaagcttgacacacctatttttgggcagtttctgccattcttctttgcaggacctctaaaGCTCATccggttggatggggactgtcggtggacagccattttcagatctctccagagatgttcaatcaggttcaagtcagggctctggctgggccactcaaggacattcacagagttgtcccatagccactcctttgttatcttagctgtgtgcttagggtcgttgtcctgttggaagatgaaccctcgccccagtctgaggttcagagcgctctggagcaggttttcatcaaggacgtCATGacatgttgtacatgaaactggtgttgagtgggtagaattcaatgaagctgtcagatgaAGACATGTGAGgcctctatttctcaaactagagactctgatgtacatacagtgggtacggaaagtattcagacccccttaaatttttcactctttgttatattgcagccatttgctaaaatcatttaagttcattttttttcctcattaatgtacacacagcaccccatattgacagaaaaacacagaattgttgacatttttgcacatttattaaaaaagaaaaactgaaatatcacatggtcctaagtattcagaccctttgctgtgacactcatatatttaactcaggtgctgtccatttcttctgatcatccttgagatggttctacaccttcaattgagtccagctgtgtttgattatactgattggacttgattaggaaagccacacacctgtctatataagaccttacagctcacagtgcatgtcagagaaaatgagaatcatgaggtcaaaggaactgcctgaagagctcagagacagaattgtggcaaggcacagatctggccaaggttacaaaaaaatttctgctgcccttaaggttcataagagcacagtggcctccataatccttaaatggaagacgtttgggacgaccagaacccttcctagagctggccgtctggccaaactgagctatcgggggagaagaaccttggtgagagaggtaaagaagaacccaaagattactgtggctgagctccagagatgcagttgggagatgggagaaagttgtagtaagtcaaccatcactgcagccatccaccagtcagggctttatggcagagtggcccgacggaagcctctcctcagtgcaagacacatgaaagcccgcatggaatttgctaaaaaacacctgaaggactccaagatggtgataaataagattctctggtctgatgagaccaagatagaactttttggccttaattctaagcggtatgtgtggagaaaaccaggcactgctcatcacctgtccaatacagtctcaacagtgaagcatggtggtggtggcagcatcatgctgtgggggtgtttttcagctgcggggacaggacgactggttgcaatcgagggaaagatgaatgcggccaagtacagggatatcctggacgaaaaccttctccagagtgctctagacctcagactgggccgaaggttcaccttccaacaagacaatgaccctaagcacactgctaaaataaggaaggagtggcttcacaacaactccgtgactgttcttgaatggcccagccagagccctgacttaaacccaattgagcatctctggagagacctgaaaatggctgtccaccaacgtttaccatccaacctgacagaactggagaggatctgcaaggaggaatggcagaggatacccaaatccagatgtgaaaatcCAGatgtgttgcatctttcccaaaaagactcatggctgtattagatcaaaagggtgcttctactaaatactgaacaaagggtctgaatacttaggaccatgtgatatttcagtttttcttttttaataaatgtgcaaaaatgtcaacaattctgtgtttttctgtcaatatggggtgctatgTGTACAATAataaggaaaaaaatgaacttaaatgattttagcaaatggctgcaatataacaaagagtgaaaaatgtaagggggtctgaatactttccatacccactgtatCCTCTGTAGTTGTACAtatggccttccacatctctttctgtccatgttagaaccagttgtcctttttctttgaagatggtagtgtacacctttgtatgaaatcttcagtgtttTGGCAATTTCAGGCATTGTACAGCCTttgttcctcaaaacaatgattgacagatgagtttctagagaaagctttcttttttgacctaatattgaccttaagacatgccagactatcgcatactgttgcaactcataaacaaacacaaagacaatgttaagcttcatttaacaaaccaaatagctttcagcagtgtttgatataatgacaagtgattttctagaaccaaattagtaatttagcatgattactcaaggataaggtgttggagtgatggctgctggaaatggggcctgtctagatttgataaaaaaatgactttttccaaATAAAAAAGTCAGTTATGTCCTTGACTAGActttgtgatcagtcgaatgccactttggtgaactaaagtaccaatttccttccgaaatagcaaaatctgtacattattcaaaattttggctgccagtatatgtacagtatctcacaaaagtgagtacacccctcacatttttgtaaatatttgattatatcttttcatgtgacaaccctgaagaaatgacactttgccacaatgtaaagtagtgtacagcttgtataacagtgtaaatttgctgttctctaaaaataacaacacacagccattaatgtctaaaccgctggcaacaaaagtaagtacacccctaagtgaaaatgtccaaattgggcccaattagccattttccctccccggtgtcatgtgactcgttaatgTTAAAACAAGCTAGTATACAATGATCAATggaacatgtaaattcttcatgCTGCAACCACCCCtcaatgttcaaaccaaatcgATGCCCTTGTTCATCTGCCAGTCTTGTTCCGAATTTAGAAGCTGGACATTGGCGATTGCTGACTTAATCTCTgacatcattgcatttttttccagaCAGCAGCTCTGGCACCGCAGATGAGGCGCACACATCTTTCACTTAGATTTATGAAGAAAAGCTCCCATTCTTCGTGGAAATAGTatgttttttgccttttctttggTTGAACAGTGTTTATTCATCTTGAAGCAAACTAAAATTATCTGAAATCAACGGTAATGAGTCTCATAGTCATAAGGGAGATGACGTGCTATATTTTGATGGTTGATATGGCAAATACTGCATTTTCATTGGAAGGGGCAGGACAGCTGTATATTGTATTGTACTGTAAATGTACTTGTAAATGAGAAAGTTTTCAGAATCCCTTGGCGAGCTACCTACAATCAGATCATGAGCTACTAGTATTTCATTTGTGATGTGTTGGAGACCCTGATTTAGAAAAAAATGGCCAAATTAATTTAAACGAGCACAATTTTTTAGCATGTTCACTGTGAGAGATAAGATTATGAGATATTGTACTTTTGTCAAGGCTAACTGCTAAACAAAATGTTTGTTCCGCTGAAcaacttgtttttctttttctcacttGTTTCTCTTTCGTGGAAGAACTATGTTGTTATTGTGTAGCCCACTATGTTAAACAAGGTCAACACATGTAAGGGGAAGAAACTATTCTGCTAAATTATATTGGCTTATACTGCTTTACTGAATGATATATAAAGATGTGCTTGAACAATAAACGAGAAGAGAAGGAACTGATACACTCTGTGTTGTTGTCATTTGTTTGTCTTCCCTCGTGAGGTTCGGAGGCGCAAACTCACGAATGCAGACTGAGACAAACTATTGATGGAGGGACCAAAGAAAACCAATCCTTACTAAGTAAACTCCAGGGTTTTCTTACATTCATGAAACGGAAGTTGTCATagttggctaaacttgaatagCAGTGAAAGGGGGACATAGCAAATTGCATTTTTGTATACctgtttgctccaacagcaaaataaaatataaaccatTACTCTTTCATagctttgcaaaagaagataTAATTAAAACAGCAGTATGAAGAGAGAATTAAGTAAATTTTCTGTCACTCCCTTAACAGCTGTGTTAGAAGTGTAATCGTAGCTGTGTTTTTTAAACTTATTCCAGAGTAATATGatacaatgttataaatttacacataTAAAATGTTGAAATTTGCTACATTTACGTTGTTAAAGGAGGAGGAAACGCGTCATAACAGGTCTGTGAAAATGGACTGCggttggttctcttacgagaggttctctcgtattgcgtaagctagcttacgctacgggaaagattaatcttttctgagatattgaagccaaaaaattatccttaatttttgtatccattgtcaacgcagtgcggcagctgcagaccttgagcgggctatctagcgagctcataggttgctctgcggcaactgctgcagcctatagacgagcttgggcgaactcgcatccaatgagaggcgtccgcgcgctcactgcatcaaagcccgccaaaatgggcgtgactagagtgcatata
The Xyrauchen texanus isolate HMW12.3.18 chromosome 34, RBS_HiC_50CHRs, whole genome shotgun sequence DNA segment above includes these coding regions:
- the LOC127627419 gene encoding RNA-binding protein lark-like — encoded protein: MVKIFVGNVASATTEDELRALFEKYGAVSDCDILKNYGFVHMDEEESAQKAVSALHKHDLHGSNITVEYATTKVRNATKIYVGNVPEGVTAAKIKELFQPYGKVVECDIVKNYAFVHMQRESDALDAISELNHSKVEGQKIFVSLSRSNPSRNGRGEDYFPPPPHHYPPHPHHHPHFLPPRPPPRDYYPPRGRLPPPPLPPPPARALYEHDVYERGLRHDPYPAASPRFYDRDQYDRRPPPPQRPITPPLAPRYYRDRSPLGGRRSLLPPPPPPPSSASYGRSFARNGAGSGPPPHSASASSHYQRYSIGSGFDKDDYLEDKYSNGFSRSY